The Girardinichthys multiradiatus isolate DD_20200921_A chromosome 6, DD_fGirMul_XY1, whole genome shotgun sequence genome window below encodes:
- the LOC124869791 gene encoding cilia- and flagella-associated protein 251-like gives MVLFLGLTLIGETPNSVVDGSIPETPSPRDVGLKLREALKQQLAIIHERVEAKKLAKLALAEVRHLLAKEKEETELDLGRKEITARVKERVANRLKEEEENMEKEEIDKALEKVRNKKAKQNEEEKEEEAKKDGVGKKAKKGGETVLGKEVKSEEKEKGKSTIKEKWKKMNAEKSIKGRKK, from the coding sequence ATGGTCTTGTTCCTCGGTCTTACTTTGATTGGTGAGACACCAAACAGTGTTGTTGATGGTTCTATCCCAGAAACACCTTCTCCGAGAGATGTTGGCTTGAAGCTTCGAGAGGCTCTGAAGCAGCAGCTGGCTATCATCCATGAACGTGTGGAGGCCAAGAAGCTCGCTAAGCTTGCCCTAGCTGAAGTCAGGCATCTGCTGGcaaaagaaaaggaggaaacGGAGCTGGACCTGGGAAGGAAAGAAATTACTGCCAGAGTGAAGGAGAGAGTGGCCAACAGActaaaagaggaggaggaaaatatggaaaaagaagAGATTGACAAGGCTTTGGAAAAAGTGCGAAATAAAAAGGCTAAACAGAACGAagaggaaaaggaagaagaggCCAAAAAAGATGGAGTGgggaagaaagcaaaaaaaggaGGGGAAACGGTGCTGGGAAAGGAAGTAAAGAgtgaagaaaaggaaaaaggcaAATCAACCatcaaagaaaaatggaagaaaatgaaTGCAGAGAAAAGTAttaaaggaagaaagaaataa